Proteins encoded together in one Salvelinus fontinalis isolate EN_2023a chromosome 6, ASM2944872v1, whole genome shotgun sequence window:
- the psmd10 gene encoding 26S proteasome non-ATPase regulatory subunit 10 — protein sequence MMEQTVSNVEVCNLAFTGEFDKLKKCILTDKSLACKTDQDQRTALHWACSAGHVKIVEFLLDLGVDVNLQDDASWSPLHIAASAGREEIVKSLINKGAQLNSVNQNGCTPLHYAASKDRYEIALLLLESGANPNVTDKLESTPLHRASTKGNCRLIQLLLKQRASTNIQDSEGNTALHLACDEERVEAAKLLVENGASIYIENKEEKTPLQISKGGLATLLRRIVGGNV from the exons ATGATGGAGCAAACTGTTTCAAATGTGGAAGTCTGTAATTTAGCCTTCACTGGTGAATTTGACAAATTAAAGAAATGTATTTTAACGGATAAATCGCTCGCTTGCAAAACGGACCAG GACCAAAGAACCGCACTCCACTGGGCCTGCTCGGCTGGACACGTCAAGATCGTTGAGTTTCTGTTGGATTTGGGGGTGGATGTCAACCTACAAgatgat GCCAGTTGGTCTCCCCTCCACATCGCAGCATCTGCAGGCAGGGAGGAGATAGTGAAGTCACTGATTAACAAAGGAGCTCAGCTGAACTCGGTCAACCAGAACGGCTGCACCCCTCTGCACTATGCTGCCTCCAAGGACCGATACGAG ATCGCCCTCCTGTTGCTTGAGAGTGGAGCGAACCCTAATGTCACAGATAAGCTGGAGTCTACTCCCCTACACAGAGCTTCAACCAAGGGCAACTGCCGTCTGATCCAGCTGCTGCTCAAACAGCGCGCTTCTACCAACATACAGGACTCGGAGGGAAACACTGCACT CCACCTGGCGTGTGACGAGGAGCGTGTGGAGGCAGCTAAACTCCTAGTGGAGAACGGAGCCAGCATCTACATAGAGAACAAGGAGGAGAAGACGCCACTACAGATCTCTAAAGGAGGTCTGGCCACTCTGCTGCGGAGGATCGTAGGAGGAAACGTCTGA